A portion of the Anoxybacillus gonensis genome contains these proteins:
- a CDS encoding ABC transporter ATP-binding protein produces MFGVLAYLKPYTKWMILAWGLMLIELATELWHPLLMAKIIDDGILQHDFSVVWKWGSIMMSTSLIAFMAGIANSFVAAYVGQNYGFALRNRLFEKVQSFSFSNFHQFPTSSLITRMTNDVTQIQNTVFMSLRIMLRAPLLVLFGTVMALYVHFKLALILVFTVPILLLFLIWMMNKGMALFKMVQQKLDQVNEVMRENLTGMKFIKAMMRGEHEQRRFTKVNEDLMNRTIRSLQTMELSMPVLLFVMNIAIILILWFGDINIQIGSAKAGEVVAIVNYATRITSALSIFTFILIVFSRAKASARRVSEVLAVNIDLSDREETNYETTIKEGKVIFEDVHFQYSNSQVPVLKNISFIAHPGETIAILGATGSGKSSLLQLIPRLYDVNKGRVLIDGIDVRDMNQEMLRKQIGFVPQEVLLFSGTVKENIAFGKEDASMEEMIEAAKHAQIHETIMKLPNGYDTIVGQKGVNLSGGQKQRLSIARALIRKPKILLLDDSTSALDLKTEAELLKSLKSYTCTTFIVTQKVSTAMKADTILLLDEGALLAKGNHECLSKSCALYQKIVQSQLNSEEKYIC; encoded by the coding sequence ATGTTTGGTGTGCTAGCGTATTTAAAACCATATACGAAATGGATGATACTAGCATGGGGGCTTATGCTTATTGAATTAGCTACTGAGCTGTGGCATCCATTGCTGATGGCAAAAATCATTGACGACGGAATACTGCAACACGATTTTTCTGTCGTCTGGAAGTGGGGGAGCATCATGATGAGCACTTCCCTTATTGCTTTTATGGCTGGAATCGCCAACTCTTTTGTGGCTGCTTACGTTGGTCAAAATTACGGGTTTGCTTTGAGAAATCGTTTATTCGAAAAAGTTCAATCGTTTTCTTTTTCTAATTTTCATCAATTCCCGACGTCTTCTTTAATTACGCGAATGACAAACGATGTCACGCAAATCCAAAACACCGTGTTTATGAGTTTGCGTATTATGCTGCGGGCGCCGCTGTTAGTGTTGTTCGGTACGGTGATGGCGCTTTATGTTCATTTTAAACTCGCGCTTATTTTAGTTTTCACGGTTCCGATTTTATTATTGTTTCTTATATGGATGATGAATAAAGGGATGGCATTATTTAAAATGGTGCAGCAAAAACTCGACCAAGTCAATGAAGTGATGCGGGAGAATTTAACGGGAATGAAATTCATTAAAGCAATGATGAGAGGGGAACATGAACAGCGGCGTTTTACAAAAGTGAATGAAGATTTGATGAACCGCACCATTCGATCATTGCAAACCATGGAACTCTCAATGCCTGTTCTGTTATTCGTTATGAACATAGCGATTATCCTTATTCTCTGGTTTGGTGATATAAACATTCAAATAGGCAGCGCAAAAGCAGGAGAGGTGGTGGCGATTGTTAACTATGCTACACGTATTACCTCGGCTTTATCGATTTTTACGTTTATTCTCATCGTTTTTTCCCGGGCCAAAGCATCGGCGCGGCGGGTCTCAGAAGTGCTGGCAGTAAACATCGATTTGTCAGATCGTGAAGAAACTAATTATGAAACAACGATCAAAGAAGGCAAAGTCATATTTGAAGATGTTCACTTCCAATACTCAAATTCTCAAGTTCCCGTTTTAAAAAATATTTCGTTTATTGCCCATCCCGGGGAAACGATTGCCATTTTAGGAGCGACCGGGTCGGGAAAATCTTCTTTATTGCAACTAATTCCGCGGTTGTATGATGTGAATAAAGGTCGGGTTTTGATTGATGGCATCGATGTTCGCGACATGAATCAGGAAATGTTGCGAAAACAAATCGGCTTTGTTCCGCAAGAAGTTTTATTGTTTTCCGGAACGGTGAAAGAAAATATCGCTTTTGGGAAAGAAGACGCTTCAATGGAAGAAATGATAGAAGCAGCGAAACATGCGCAAATTCACGAAACGATTATGAAACTGCCAAACGGATATGATACGATTGTTGGACAAAAAGGTGTGAATCTCTCCGGTGGCCAAAAGCAGCGGCTTTCCATCGCAAGAGCGCTTATACGGAAGCCGAAAATTTTGCTGCTAGATGACAGTACAAGTGCACTCGATTTAAAAACAGAGGCGGAATTATTGAAATCTTTGAAATCATATACATGTACAACGTTCATTGTGACCCAAAAGGTAAGTACGGCCATGAAAGCGGATACGATTTTACTTCTCGATGAAGGGGCTTTATTAGCCAAAGGGAATCACGAATGTTTATCGAAAAGCTGTGCTCTATATCAAAAAATTGTGCAATCACAGCTTAATAGCGAGGAGAAATACATATGTTGA
- a CDS encoding ABC transporter ATP-binding protein gives MLRPQHHWKKTSEQKANKLFRTLKRIATLLSKQKGMLALVLLMVVFSSFLSLFGPYFIGKIIDEHIVVKKQDGLIQSLMILGGVYLFLSLSLFLQNYWMIAIAQKTVYSLRKQLFEKFHKLPIRFFEERQHGELMSRITNDIENVSQTLNSSIIQLFSSTLTLVGAVIVMVSLSPLLTVLTLTIVPMMFFGMKWITNRTRMLFKEQQRNLGELNGFIEESISGQKIIKMFSQERQTISEFQRKNEKLKQSGFWAQTYSGFIPKLMNVLNNISFAIIAGIGGVLALKGLISIGVIVIFAEYSRQFTRPLNDLANQFNMLLSAMAGAERVFEIIDMEEEEDEKEAVHLRNIKGEVEFHHVSFSYEKSRETIQDIHFRVSPGETVALVGPTGAGKTTIINLLSRFYDPDSGQVFIDGYDIKHIKRASLRQHMAFVLQDTFLFQGTIRENIRYSRLDASDKDVEEAAKLANAHSFIMKLPNGYDTVLNEEGSGISQGQKQLLAIARAILANPSILILDEATSSIDTVTELKIQEALQRLMKGRTSFVIAHRLNTIRNADQIIVLHEGRIVEKGTHHSLLKAKGFYYELYHAGTDQFNISRGR, from the coding sequence ATGTTGAGGCCGCAGCATCATTGGAAAAAAACATCGGAACAAAAAGCAAACAAATTGTTTCGAACATTAAAAAGAATAGCAACACTCCTTTCAAAGCAAAAAGGAATGTTAGCTCTTGTGCTTCTCATGGTTGTCTTCAGCTCTTTTTTAAGTCTGTTTGGCCCTTATTTCATTGGAAAAATCATTGATGAACATATCGTCGTAAAAAAGCAAGACGGGCTCATTCAGTCGCTCATGATATTAGGTGGAGTGTATCTTTTTCTCTCTCTGTCTCTTTTTCTGCAAAATTATTGGATGATTGCGATTGCTCAAAAGACGGTTTATTCGTTAAGAAAACAGCTGTTTGAAAAGTTTCATAAACTCCCAATCCGCTTTTTCGAAGAACGGCAACACGGGGAGCTCATGAGCCGAATCACAAACGATATTGAAAATGTGAGCCAAACATTAAATAGTTCCATTATTCAATTGTTCTCAAGCACTCTTACGCTTGTTGGCGCGGTTATTGTAATGGTTTCGCTAAGTCCGCTGCTGACGGTTTTGACGTTAACAATTGTTCCAATGATGTTCTTTGGCATGAAATGGATTACGAACCGTACGCGGATGTTATTTAAAGAACAGCAGCGCAATTTAGGAGAGCTCAACGGCTTCATTGAAGAATCCATTTCTGGTCAAAAAATCATCAAAATGTTTTCACAAGAAAGACAGACGATTTCTGAATTTCAACGAAAAAACGAAAAGCTCAAACAATCCGGTTTTTGGGCGCAGACGTATTCCGGTTTTATTCCAAAGTTGATGAACGTATTAAACAATATCAGCTTTGCCATCATTGCCGGGATAGGAGGAGTGCTCGCGTTAAAAGGCCTCATTTCGATTGGCGTCATCGTTATTTTCGCGGAATATTCACGACAGTTTACCCGGCCTCTTAACGATCTTGCCAACCAATTTAATATGTTGCTGTCGGCGATGGCCGGGGCGGAACGAGTTTTTGAAATTATCGATATGGAAGAGGAAGAAGACGAAAAAGAGGCCGTTCATTTACGAAACATAAAAGGAGAAGTGGAGTTTCATCACGTCTCGTTTTCATATGAAAAAAGTCGGGAGACGATTCAAGATATTCATTTTCGCGTTTCTCCTGGTGAAACGGTGGCATTAGTCGGTCCGACAGGAGCAGGAAAAACAACGATTATTAACCTTCTTTCCCGCTTTTATGACCCGGATAGCGGACAGGTGTTTATTGACGGCTACGATATCAAACATATTAAAAGAGCGAGTCTTAGACAGCATATGGCGTTCGTTTTACAAGATACGTTCCTTTTTCAAGGGACGATTCGAGAAAATATTCGTTACAGCAGGCTAGATGCCAGTGACAAAGACGTGGAAGAAGCAGCCAAATTAGCGAATGCCCATTCGTTTATTATGAAGCTTCCAAACGGGTACGATACTGTTTTAAACGAAGAAGGAAGCGGAATCAGCCAAGGGCAAAAACAGCTTTTGGCGATTGCCAGAGCGATTTTAGCCAACCCGTCCATCTTAATCTTAGACGAAGCGACAAGCAGTATTGATACAGTAACGGAGCTGAAAATACAAGAAGCGTTACAGCGGCTCATGAAAGGGAGAACAAGTTTTGTCATCGCCCATCGCTTAAATACGATTCGAAACGCTGACCAAATTATTGTGCTTCACGAAGGACGCATTGTTGAAAAAGGCACCCATCATTCATTGTTAAAAGCAAAAGGGTTTTATTACGAACTGTATCATGCTGGTACCGATCAATTTAACATTTCAAGGGGAAGATAG
- a CDS encoding IS630 family transposase yields MDETHVRAYQALRTTWAEVGNQKHVPSYGHHAHVSIFGAVDVQQGDVVFHRASSANAETFLDFLRRLKEKYTDRFLVLVLDNARIHHAKMVQAFLDGEEGAAFHFIFFPPYSPQLNPIERLWKWLKDEVIANVFHKDQNDIAQSITRFEQYVLQHPDEVLRRMGCAV; encoded by the coding sequence GTGGATGAGACACATGTTCGTGCTTATCAAGCGCTACGTACGACATGGGCAGAAGTAGGAAATCAAAAACACGTGCCGAGCTACGGTCACCACGCCCACGTTTCTATTTTTGGCGCCGTCGATGTTCAACAAGGCGATGTGGTATTTCATCGCGCATCATCCGCCAATGCCGAAACGTTCCTCGACTTTTTGCGCCGATTGAAAGAGAAATATACGGACCGATTCCTCGTGCTTGTGTTGGACAATGCGCGTATTCATCATGCCAAGATGGTACAAGCCTTTCTTGATGGCGAGGAAGGTGCTGCTTTTCATTTCATCTTTTTTCCACCGTATTCTCCACAGTTGAACCCGATTGAACGGTTATGGAAGTGGTTGAAAGATGAGGTGATTGCCAACGTTTTTCACAAGGATCAAAATGACATTGCCCAATCCATTACTCGCTTTGAACAGTACGTCTTACAACATCCAGATGAGGTGTTACGCCGCATGGGGTGTGCTGTGTGA
- a CDS encoding winged helix-turn-helix domain-containing protein: MKRLKITNDHGWTPRTLRKQERKIKDASLRVRVTAVRLVMEGHLGKDVAKMVNVCRQSVALYVARFNQGRLDHLLDRRLPPGRVPFLTEEQQQEIRQLVLTTTPVDAGWGIASSWNTRILQSYIQQTYGVSMSREGIRKLLHRLRLSWTRPTYKLVKGDAKRQAAFQRELEFIKKN, encoded by the coding sequence ATGAAACGTTTGAAAATCACAAATGATCACGGTTGGACACCTCGAACACTTCGGAAACAAGAACGGAAAATCAAAGATGCTTCCCTTCGTGTTCGGGTGACCGCTGTTCGTCTTGTTATGGAAGGTCACCTCGGTAAAGATGTCGCAAAAATGGTCAACGTATGCCGTCAATCGGTTGCCCTCTACGTTGCACGTTTTAATCAAGGTAGGCTCGATCATCTACTCGATCGTCGCTTACCACCTGGTCGCGTGCCATTTCTTACGGAAGAACAACAACAAGAAATCAGACAACTCGTGTTAACTACTACACCTGTGGATGCTGGCTGGGGCATCGCTTCGTCATGGAACACGCGCATTTTACAATCTTACATTCAACAAACCTATGGTGTTTCCATGTCACGGGAAGGGATTCGCAAGTTGTTGCATCGTTTGCGTTTGTCATGGACACGCCCGACGTATAAGCTCGTCAAAGGAGACGCTAAGCGTCAAGCTGCTTTTCAAAGAGAACTTGAATTTATAAAAAAAAACTAA